From Candoia aspera isolate rCanAsp1 chromosome 8, rCanAsp1.hap2, whole genome shotgun sequence, a single genomic window includes:
- the PLRG1 gene encoding pleiotropic regulator 1 gives MVEEVQKHSVHTLVFRSLKRTHDMFVADNAKPVLLDERSHKVKMAVKLRTEYGSVLHMPVLKECAREKGSHGIVDSYGHKQYLQNPGEDNDYLITGTHPYPPGPGVALTADTKIQRMPSESAAQSLAVALPPSQSKMESNRTAAGIGDIYRHAGIPERSQPPGLTMAMMEAGGNKNSALMAKKAPTMPKPQWHPPWKLYRVISGHLGWVRCIAVEPGNQWFVTGSADRTIKIWDLASGKLKLSLTGHISTVRGVIVSGRSPYLFSCGEDKQVKCWDLEYNKVIRHYHGHLSAVYGLDLHPTIDVLVTCSRDSTARIWDVRTKASVHTLSGHTNAVATVKCQAAEPQIITGSHDTTIRLWDLVAGKTRVTLTNHKKSVRAVVLHPRQYTFASGSPDNIKQWKFPDGNFIQNLSGHSAIINTLSVNSDGVLVSGADNGTMHLWDWRTGYNFQRVHAAVQPGSLDSESGIFACAFDQSESRLLTAEADKTIKVYKEDDSATEETHPVSWKPEIIKRKRF, from the exons ATGGTGGAG gaaGTACAGAAGCACTCTGTCCACACTCTTGTATTCAGGTCTTTAAAGAGGACTCATGATATGTTTGTAGCTGACAATGCAAAACCTGTATTACTAGATGAAAGGAG CCacaaagttaagatggcagttaAACTCCGTACAGAGTATGGTTCTGTGCTACATATGCCTGTATTGAAAGAATGTGCTCGAGAGAAGGGTTCTCATGGTATAGTAGATTCCTACGGACATAAACAATACCTCCAAAATCCAG GAGAAGATAATGATTATTTGATAACAGGAACACATCCGTATCCTCCTGGACCTG gagTGGCTTTGACTGCCGACACTAAAATCCAGAGGATGCCTAGTGAATCAGCAGCTCAATCTTTAGCTGTGGCACTGCCTCCTTCTCAATCcaa AATGGAATCAAATAGAACTGCTGCTGGCATAGGTGATATATATAGACATGCTGGAATTCCTGAACGTTCACAGCCTCCAGGTTTGACTATG GCTATGATGGAAGCTGGTGGGAATAAAAATTCTGCATTAATGGCAAAAAAGGCCCCAACAATGCCAAAACCACAGTGGCATCCACCATGGAAGCTATACAGA GTTATCAGTGGACACTTGGGATGGGTGAGATGTATTGCGGTTGAACCAGGAAATCAGTGGTTTGTTACTGGATCTGCTGACAGGACTATAAAG ATTTGGGACCTTGCAAGTGGCAAATTAAAACTATCGTTAACAGGACATATTAGTACAGTTCGAGGTGTAATAGTGAGTGGAAGAAGTCCTTACCTTTTCTCATGTGGGGAAGATAAACAGGTGAAATGCTGGGATCTTGAATATAATAAG GTTATTAGGCATTATCATGGCCACCTAAGTGCTGTGTATGGTTTGGATTTGCACCCAACAATAGATGTGCTTGTAACATGTAGCAGAGATTCAACTGCACGT ATTTGGGATGTAAGGACAAAAGCTAGTGTGCATACATTGTCAGGACACACAAACGCTGTGGCAACAGTGAAGTGCCAAGCAGCAGAGCCACAGATTATCACAG GAAGTCATGATACCACCATACGTCTCTGGGACTTGGTAGCAGGAAAAACACGGGTCACTTTAACAAATCACAAGAAATCAGTTAGAGCAGTTGTCCTGCATCCAAGACA GTACACATTTGCATCTGGGTCTCCAGATAACATTAAACAGTGGAAATTCCCTGATGGAAATTTCATCCAAAACCTTTCTGGCCATAGTGCTATTATCAATACGTTGTCTGTGAATTCAGATGGAGTCCTGGTTTCTGGAG cTGATAATGGTACAATGCACCTTTGGGATTGGAGAACTGGGTACAACTTCCAGAGGGTGCATGCAGCTGTACAGCCTGGCTCTTTGGACAGTGAATCTGGAATATTTGCTTGTGCATTTGACCAATCTGAAAGCAGACTTCTTACAGCTGAAGCCGATAAAACTATAAAAGTCTACAAAGAAGATGATTCTGCG